A genomic region of Roseofilum casamattae BLCC-M143 contains the following coding sequences:
- the psb34 gene encoding photosystem II assembly protein Psb34 gives MPYTTEEGGRLNNFAREPRVYQAEPPNSAEKTQYIISGSIAAVLVVSLVFIAFAVS, from the coding sequence ATGCCATATACAACCGAAGAAGGCGGTCGCCTCAACAACTTCGCTCGGGAACCGCGCGTTTACCAAGCCGAACCTCCCAACTCAGCTGAAAAAACTCAATATATTATCTCAGGCAGTATCGCCGCAGTTTTAGTGGTCAGTCTCGTCTTTATTGCATTCGCTGTAAGCTAA
- the gloB gene encoding hydroxyacylglutathione hydrolase, translating to MQVYRLPAFSDNYIFVLHDRHRHEAAVVDPGDAGPVLECLDRLGATLTSILNTHHHNDHIGGNRELIQTFPHLCVYGGSRDRGRIPGQQFFLEDGDRLHVLGREVRVFFVPGHTRAHVAYYVPPQTPNEPGDLFCGDTLFAGGCGRLSEGTPGQMLDSLHKLRNLPDSTRIWCAHEYTLNNLKFALTVDGNNTKLQQRLTAVKRARAGDRPTIPSVLAEEKLTNPFLRWDDPHIQAAVGSTDPIQTFRRLRGKKDLF from the coding sequence ATGCAAGTTTACCGACTTCCAGCCTTTTCCGATAACTATATCTTTGTCTTACACGATCGCCATCGTCATGAAGCTGCCGTCGTCGATCCTGGGGATGCAGGGCCCGTCTTAGAATGTTTGGATCGATTGGGCGCGACCCTCACCTCAATCCTCAATACCCATCATCATAACGATCATATTGGCGGAAATCGGGAACTAATCCAAACCTTTCCCCATCTTTGCGTTTATGGGGGAAGTCGCGATCGCGGTCGGATTCCGGGACAACAATTTTTTCTGGAAGATGGCGATCGCTTGCACGTCCTCGGCCGGGAGGTACGAGTTTTCTTTGTCCCCGGCCATACGAGAGCGCACGTCGCTTACTATGTTCCTCCACAAACTCCAAACGAACCGGGAGACCTGTTCTGTGGCGATACCCTCTTCGCTGGAGGATGCGGTCGCTTGTCTGAAGGAACTCCAGGGCAAATGCTAGACTCTCTGCACAAACTGCGCAACCTCCCAGATTCTACCCGCATTTGGTGCGCCCATGAATACACTCTGAATAACCTGAAGTTTGCTCTGACCGTTGATGGGAATAATACCAAATTGCAACAGCGATTGACTGCCGTTAAACGAGCCAGAGCTGGCGATCGACCCACCATTCCTTCTGTGCTAGCCGAGGAAAAATTGACCAACCCCTTTCTGCGCTGGGACGATCCTCACATTCAAGCTGCTGTTGGCAGCACCGATCCAATTCAAACCTTTCGTCGCCTTCGGGGTAAGAAAGACTTGTTTTGA
- a CDS encoding ABC transporter ATP-binding protein, producing MTPAIAIEHLQKRYGNVDAVKDISLEVQPGEIFGLLGPNGAGKTTTMRCLCTLSAPDSGKLEVAGICVANYPKAARQLLGYVAQEVALDKVLTGRELLELQAAIYHVPRKAIANRVAEVIERLGLQEYADQKTGTYSGGIRKRLDLAAGLLHQPKVLVLDEPTVGLDIESRTVVWEFLRQLRQSGTTILIASHYLEEIDLLADRVAIIDRGIVIASGTPSQLKQEVGGDRITLQIREFTPSAEAERAKTLLEGLPDVREAIVNQDRGNSINLVVNSSPADASASPLAEVQQALQTAGLPIFGIAKSQPSLDDVYLAATGRTLMDAELAAIGMRDLKKERKQNMR from the coding sequence ATGACTCCAGCAATTGCGATCGAACATCTTCAAAAACGCTACGGTAATGTGGATGCCGTTAAAGATATCTCCCTGGAGGTACAGCCTGGAGAAATCTTTGGTTTACTCGGGCCGAACGGAGCCGGAAAAACCACAACTATGCGATGTTTGTGTACCCTAAGCGCTCCAGACAGCGGTAAACTTGAGGTCGCCGGTATTTGCGTAGCGAACTATCCAAAAGCGGCTCGGCAACTTCTGGGCTATGTGGCGCAAGAGGTCGCTTTGGATAAAGTGTTGACCGGTCGAGAATTACTGGAACTGCAAGCCGCCATTTATCACGTACCGCGAAAGGCGATCGCAAATCGCGTGGCAGAAGTCATCGAACGGTTGGGACTGCAAGAGTATGCCGACCAAAAAACAGGAACCTATTCTGGAGGCATTCGCAAACGACTGGACTTAGCAGCGGGGTTGTTGCACCAGCCGAAAGTCTTAGTGTTGGACGAACCCACTGTCGGTCTGGATATTGAAAGCCGTACGGTAGTCTGGGAATTTCTGCGTCAGTTGCGCCAGTCGGGAACCACAATTCTGATCGCCAGCCACTATTTGGAAGAAATCGATCTGTTAGCCGATCGCGTAGCCATTATCGATCGCGGAATCGTCATTGCCAGTGGAACCCCCAGTCAACTGAAACAAGAGGTCGGCGGCGATCGCATTACCCTGCAAATTCGCGAATTCACCCCATCAGCAGAAGCCGAACGAGCCAAAACCCTACTGGAAGGCTTGCCGGACGTGCGCGAAGCCATTGTGAACCAAGACCGAGGCAACTCCATTAACCTCGTCGTAAATTCCAGTCCTGCCGACGCCTCAGCCAGTCCTCTCGCGGAAGTCCAGCAAGCCTTGCAAACCGCTGGCCTCCCGATTTTTGGCATCGCAAAATCGCAACCGAGCTTAGATGATGTCTACCTCGCCGCCACCGGCCGCACCCTGATGGATGCCGAACTGGCCGCGATCGGTATGCGAGACTTAAAGAAAGAACGCAAGCAAAATATGCGTTAA
- a CDS encoding phage tail protein, whose amino-acid sequence MTLARSSPLFFDVIPMRLPDTDPEYLLEDPLAPQGIPLMLIPGEPSQLMVKLGNPGDRDLTVALEFHGNTPLSWHRLEQESMTLEPGITRDITLEFTIPDDFFESFTAVRSQQSLRINYNGRLHVSGATDGRTMTLIDVADINLYVRPESKYLEFLPQIYHEVDFVGRFLKIIEETFNPDVQMLGSLVSYLDPLTAPESMIPFLAHWVGWELQPYLSLDQQRSLIRHAIEIYRWRGTRRGLRLYLHLATRLPLDEDIEIEEDKHISITETFSQGLILGGTIVGTDSMLGGGRPFHFSVRLRLPTDTPGSLDEGLVRKVIDRQKPAFCTYDLAIED is encoded by the coding sequence ATGACTCTCGCTCGTTCTAGTCCGTTATTCTTCGATGTAATTCCCATGCGTCTGCCCGATACAGACCCGGAATACCTCCTCGAAGACCCTCTCGCTCCCCAAGGCATTCCCCTGATGCTCATTCCGGGGGAACCGAGTCAGTTAATGGTGAAATTAGGAAATCCAGGCGATCGCGATTTAACCGTCGCCCTCGAGTTTCATGGAAATACACCTCTCTCTTGGCATCGTCTGGAACAAGAAAGCATGACCCTAGAGCCGGGAATTACGCGAGATATTACCCTGGAATTTACCATTCCGGATGATTTTTTTGAGTCGTTTACGGCGGTTAGAAGTCAACAAAGTTTGCGAATTAATTATAACGGTCGCCTCCATGTTTCTGGCGCTACAGATGGTCGAACCATGACTTTAATTGACGTGGCAGATATTAATCTGTACGTGCGCCCGGAATCGAAGTACTTGGAATTTCTGCCGCAAATTTATCATGAAGTGGATTTTGTCGGTCGCTTCTTAAAAATTATTGAGGAAACGTTTAACCCAGACGTGCAAATGTTGGGCAGTTTAGTATCTTATCTCGACCCGCTTACGGCTCCAGAATCGATGATTCCATTTTTGGCTCACTGGGTGGGTTGGGAGTTGCAGCCTTATCTGAGTCTGGACCAGCAGCGATCGCTCATTCGTCATGCGATCGAGATTTATCGCTGGCGCGGAACTCGGCGCGGTTTGCGGTTATATCTCCATTTAGCAACGAGACTTCCCTTAGATGAAGATATAGAAATAGAAGAGGATAAACATATTTCCATTACCGAAACCTTTAGCCAAGGATTAATTTTAGGAGGAACAATAGTCGGGACAGATTCCATGCTCGGCGGCGGTCGTCCTTTTCATTTTAGCGTGCGCTTGCGATTGCCAACGGACACTCCCGGTTCTCTTGATGAAGGCTTGGTGCGCAAAGTTATCGATCGGCAGAAACCAGCATTTTGTACTTACGATTTGGCGATCGAGGATTAG
- a CDS encoding ABC transporter permease: MTTTSAQSNIDPISMPENSGFSFGELWQETAALTKRLFIQLQRRPTTLMAGVIQPLMWLILFGALFQNAPEGFLGERINYGQFLGAGIIVFTAFSGALNAGLPVMFDREFGFLNRLLVAPLTTRYSIVLSSAIYIIALALVQTAVIMGAGIFLGAGFPSLSALAIITLILLLLVLGVTGISLGLSFALPGHIELIAAIFVVNLPLLFASTALAPLSFMPTWLQIVSSLNPLSYAIEPIRYLYVHSDWGLVKIVMSAPWGDISLGGCLLVLFVFDAIALLLIQPLLRRRLS; this comes from the coding sequence ATGACAACAACCTCTGCTCAGTCTAATATCGACCCCATTTCCATGCCCGAGAATTCGGGATTTTCCTTTGGGGAACTCTGGCAAGAAACAGCTGCACTCACCAAGCGCTTATTTATCCAACTGCAACGCCGTCCGACTACTCTGATGGCTGGCGTTATCCAACCGCTGATGTGGTTAATTCTCTTTGGCGCCTTGTTCCAAAATGCTCCCGAAGGATTCTTAGGCGAGCGCATCAACTACGGACAATTTCTCGGAGCCGGAATAATTGTCTTTACTGCCTTTTCTGGGGCCCTCAATGCCGGACTTCCCGTCATGTTCGATCGCGAGTTTGGCTTCCTCAACCGCCTGCTGGTCGCTCCTTTGACCACTCGCTACTCCATTGTCCTGTCCTCCGCGATTTATATCATTGCCCTGGCACTGGTTCAAACCGCAGTTATTATGGGAGCTGGTATTTTTCTCGGTGCCGGATTTCCCAGCCTCTCCGCTCTAGCCATTATTACTCTGATTCTTCTCCTCTTGGTGCTCGGAGTCACCGGAATTAGCTTGGGACTGAGTTTTGCCCTTCCCGGCCATATCGAACTGATTGCCGCGATCTTTGTGGTCAATTTGCCCTTGCTCTTTGCCAGTACGGCTTTGGCTCCCTTGTCGTTTATGCCAACTTGGTTGCAAATCGTCTCCAGTCTCAATCCCCTCAGTTACGCGATCGAACCAATTCGATACCTGTACGTTCATTCCGACTGGGGATTGGTTAAAATAGTCATGTCCGCTCCTTGGGGTGATATCTCTTTAGGAGGGTGTTTGTTGGTGCTTTTTGTCTTCGATGCGATCGCCCTTCTTTTAATTCAACCCCTACTGCGTCGCCGATTATCCTAA
- a CDS encoding glycerophosphodiester phosphodiesterase family protein, producing MSIPQIIAHRGASGYLPEHTLGAYELAIAQNADAIELDIVPTKDGELVVRHDCELSASTNINKCAQFNSYYNRKTLYNRQVEGWFTTDLTLAQIKQLRAIEPWSFRSQLNNDRFSILTLREVLEWHKKQQRAIALYIEIKHPHYFRTLGLLIEENLANLLHEEGYNDATSPLVLFSFEPQSLIRLRQLTEVRILQVIAQKNDRPYDLMIQGDPRTYEQLLSPAQLPSMAEYASGVAIDKRYLWSPEGFGLIDRLHQQEMTLSCWTFRKETHFVLPEFNGDLQEEYRGFMELGVDGIITDVPDTAVQARQLFSGQSA from the coding sequence ATGTCTATTCCTCAAATTATTGCTCATCGAGGGGCAAGTGGTTACCTTCCAGAACATACTCTAGGAGCTTATGAATTAGCGATCGCGCAAAATGCGGATGCGATCGAGTTAGATATTGTTCCGACTAAAGATGGGGAACTAGTTGTGCGTCATGACTGCGAACTGAGCGCGAGTACTAATATCAACAAATGCGCGCAATTTAATTCTTATTACAATAGGAAAACACTATACAATAGACAAGTAGAAGGATGGTTTACGACAGACTTAACCTTGGCTCAGATTAAACAATTACGTGCCATAGAACCTTGGTCGTTTCGCTCTCAGTTAAACAACGATCGCTTCTCAATTCTCACCTTACGCGAAGTACTGGAATGGCACAAAAAGCAACAGAGAGCGATCGCGCTATATATTGAAATCAAACATCCCCATTACTTCCGCACTCTCGGACTATTGATTGAAGAAAACTTAGCCAATCTCTTGCACGAGGAAGGTTATAATGATGCCACATCTCCTCTCGTTCTGTTTTCCTTTGAACCGCAAAGTTTAATTCGTCTGCGGCAGTTGACTGAAGTCCGTATTCTGCAAGTTATTGCGCAGAAAAACGATCGCCCCTATGACTTAATGATCCAGGGAGATCCGCGCACCTACGAACAGCTTCTTTCTCCCGCACAATTACCAAGTATGGCAGAATATGCCAGCGGTGTGGCAATTGATAAACGCTATCTTTGGTCTCCTGAAGGCTTTGGATTAATCGATCGACTTCATCAACAAGAGATGACTCTGAGCTGCTGGACTTTCCGGAAAGAAACGCACTTTGTTCTCCCAGAATTTAATGGCGATCTTCAGGAAGAATACCGAGGGTTTATGGAACTCGGGGTGGATGGCATCATTACCGACGTTCCAGATACAGCAGTTCAGGCACGCCAATTGTTCTCTGGGCAAAGCGCATAA
- the rplS gene encoding 50S ribosomal protein L19: MKGQELIRSIEAEQMKPELPAIYVGDTVKVGVRIREGGKERTQPYEGVVIAKRHGGLNETITVRRIFQGVGVERVFLVHSPRISNIKVTRRGKARRAKLYYLRDRVGKATRLKQRFDRPLDRKIKTK, translated from the coding sequence ATGAAAGGTCAAGAACTTATCCGCAGCATTGAAGCGGAACAAATGAAACCCGAGCTGCCGGCAATCTATGTCGGAGACACCGTTAAAGTTGGGGTAAGAATCCGCGAAGGTGGAAAAGAAAGAACCCAACCCTATGAAGGCGTCGTCATTGCCAAACGCCATGGCGGCCTGAACGAAACCATTACCGTACGTCGCATTTTCCAAGGCGTCGGAGTCGAACGGGTATTTCTCGTACACTCTCCCCGCATCAGCAATATCAAAGTAACCCGTCGGGGTAAAGCCCGGCGAGCAAAACTTTACTATCTGCGCGATCGCGTCGGTAAAGCTACCCGCCTGAAACAGCGCTTTGACCGCCCTCTCGATCGGAAAATTAAAACTAAGTAA
- a CDS encoding CHASE2 domain-containing protein: MNSLACRSEREVTLRNAIQRWCKVLLAATAITGIIVGVRMTGVLQPLELSSLDQWFRLRPREETDSRIIIVGIDETDLELVGQLPISDEILVRLLEAVVAQEPVAIGLNLYRNLPVEPGNQQLTELLRSTPNIIGIEKVVGEVDGEAIAPPPILAELDRVAANDLPWDVDGKIRRGFLWIDDADGNTILSLGFRLALLYLESQEVVPQMQEGFKFQLGDRLFQPFSSNDGGYIRTNDLGYQIILNYRGPHQSFEIVSLMDILTGNIPEDLMRDRIVLIGSTAKSLKDFVLTPYSSNIGGIPEPMAGVEVNAHLISQIISEAADGRSSIKTWPDFLEYLWIFIWAIVGLKYISQWSATDDVEKLIFFRTILNLCFGLFVLILTSYFLFVLGWWIPLVPPVFAFLSSTFVETSYTLWSNLRRSQKQLQDYLCTLEMKVAERTQELKAAKLAADDANNAKSEFLANMSHELRTPLNGILGYSQILSRDSSLNAKQINNINIIYECGDHLLNLINDILDLAKIEARKMELNSTKIRLRSFLVGVVEICKIKAEEKHLEFRYECSSDLPDSILVDEKRLRQILINLLGNAIKFTHKGYVSISVSCRSNITCIDDRHQIYPLRFVLSDSGVGMSPRQLDKIFLPFEQVGERHQNAQGTGLGLAITQQIVHLMGGTIKVESELGKGSQFQIDLNLKSPLETKISESTKTHYVSHIPVAVKDRKPRILIVDNRRHNRQILSEILAPMGFELVEANNGREGLERSQTFKPELVITDVGMPVMNGLEMIEHLRLNPDLQDTIVLISSVRAFAADKDRFLQSGGNDFLPKPIEVDLLLHQLEKYLHLEWIYDDVISPEPDIDLAETNNYQVPKPHELERLYYVAKIGDIQGIKEELDNLMQIDLSYCNFVKEINQLVDEFEVEKIERLVSNNL, from the coding sequence TTGAACAGCCTCGCCTGCAGGTCAGAGAGAGAAGTAACATTGCGCAATGCGATACAGAGATGGTGCAAGGTTTTACTAGCAGCAACTGCGATAACTGGGATAATCGTAGGGGTACGGATGACTGGAGTGCTGCAACCACTCGAGCTATCCTCCCTCGACCAGTGGTTTCGCTTGCGTCCTCGTGAAGAAACGGACTCTCGCATTATTATTGTTGGGATCGATGAAACCGATCTAGAATTAGTCGGACAGTTGCCCATTTCCGATGAAATACTAGTACGCTTGCTAGAAGCCGTCGTAGCTCAGGAGCCAGTAGCGATCGGCTTAAACCTATATCGTAACTTACCAGTAGAACCCGGAAATCAGCAGTTGACCGAACTCCTGAGATCGACTCCAAACATTATTGGTATTGAAAAAGTCGTTGGGGAAGTCGATGGCGAAGCGATCGCGCCCCCGCCAATTCTAGCAGAACTCGATCGCGTTGCCGCCAACGATCTCCCTTGGGATGTTGATGGTAAAATTCGGCGCGGGTTTCTGTGGATTGATGATGCAGACGGAAACACGATCCTAAGCTTAGGATTTCGATTAGCCTTGCTCTATCTAGAAAGCCAAGAAGTTGTTCCGCAGATGCAAGAAGGCTTTAAATTCCAGCTTGGCGATCGTCTTTTCCAGCCATTTTCCAGCAATGACGGTGGATATATTCGTACCAACGATTTGGGTTATCAAATTATCTTAAACTATCGCGGTCCTCATCAGAGCTTTGAGATCGTATCCTTAATGGATATTCTCACGGGTAACATTCCGGAAGACTTAATGCGCGATCGCATTGTCTTAATTGGTTCGACGGCAAAAAGCTTAAAAGACTTTGTATTAACTCCCTACAGCAGTAACATCGGAGGCATACCCGAACCCATGGCTGGAGTTGAGGTTAATGCTCATTTAATCAGTCAGATTATCAGTGAAGCTGCCGATGGGCGCTCTTCAATTAAAACTTGGCCGGATTTTCTAGAGTATCTCTGGATTTTTATCTGGGCGATTGTCGGACTCAAATATATTAGTCAATGGTCTGCGACTGACGATGTCGAGAAATTGATTTTTTTTAGAACCATACTAAATTTATGCTTTGGTTTATTCGTTTTAATTTTAACTAGTTATTTTCTTTTTGTTTTGGGATGGTGGATACCACTTGTCCCGCCAGTCTTTGCATTTCTGAGTTCTACTTTTGTCGAAACAAGCTATACTCTGTGGAGCAACTTACGGCGATCGCAAAAACAGCTACAAGACTACCTATGCACCCTAGAGATGAAAGTCGCCGAGCGCACTCAGGAACTGAAAGCAGCTAAATTAGCTGCGGATGATGCGAATAATGCGAAAAGTGAATTTCTCGCGAATATGAGTCACGAGTTGCGTACTCCTCTCAATGGTATTCTAGGGTATTCGCAAATTCTCTCGCGAGACTCTAGCTTAAATGCCAAACAAATTAATAATATTAATATTATTTATGAATGTGGCGATCATCTCCTCAATCTAATCAATGATATTTTAGATTTAGCCAAAATCGAAGCGCGAAAGATGGAACTCAATTCAACTAAGATTAGGCTGCGATCGTTCTTGGTGGGAGTGGTTGAAATTTGCAAAATTAAGGCAGAAGAGAAACACCTTGAATTTAGATATGAATGCAGCTCAGATCTCCCCGATTCGATCTTAGTAGATGAAAAAAGACTGCGGCAAATCCTTATCAATTTATTAGGGAATGCAATTAAATTTACCCATAAAGGTTATGTCTCCATTTCAGTAAGTTGTCGGAGTAATATTACCTGTATTGACGATCGCCATCAAATTTATCCCTTGCGATTTGTATTATCTGATAGCGGAGTGGGGATGAGTCCGCGGCAATTAGACAAAATTTTCTTGCCATTTGAGCAAGTGGGCGAACGCCATCAAAATGCACAAGGTACGGGATTAGGATTAGCGATTACTCAGCAGATTGTCCATTTGATGGGTGGGACAATTAAAGTAGAAAGCGAGTTGGGAAAAGGCAGTCAGTTTCAAATTGATTTGAACCTGAAAAGTCCTCTAGAGACAAAAATAAGTGAATCGACAAAAACACATTATGTTTCCCATATTCCTGTGGCTGTAAAAGACAGGAAACCGCGAATACTGATTGTAGATAACCGACGGCATAATCGGCAAATATTAAGCGAGATATTGGCTCCGATGGGCTTTGAATTGGTGGAGGCAAATAATGGACGAGAAGGCTTAGAGCGATCGCAGACTTTTAAACCGGAATTGGTGATTACTGATGTGGGAATGCCAGTTATGAATGGCTTGGAAATGATCGAGCATTTGCGACTCAATCCTGACTTACAAGATACGATTGTTTTAATTTCTTCAGTCCGTGCCTTTGCTGCCGATAAAGATCGATTCCTGCAATCTGGAGGCAATGATTTTTTGCCCAAACCTATTGAAGTCGATTTATTGTTGCATCAGTTAGAAAAGTATTTGCATTTAGAATGGATTTATGACGATGTTATTTCGCCCGAACCCGATATCGATCTGGCAGAGACGAACAACTATCAAGTTCCGAAACCTCACGAGCTAGAGAGACTTTACTATGTGGCGAAGATAGGGGATATCCAAGGCATTAAGGAGGAGTTAGATAATCTCATGCAGATCGATCTTAGCTATTGTAATTTTGTTAAAGAAATTAATCAATTAGTGGATGAATTTGAAGTCGAGAAAATAGAGAGATTGGTGAGCAATAACTTATAA
- a CDS encoding CAAD domain-containing protein, translating into MESKEPKKTPAPETPSSPEPVSTPAPTTKAQLVESPTSSPVMASSSGSETVNQVLTILSRLTDYVGEFFVTYQKPLVNVGLIIAAFVAVYLTLSVLDAINHIPLLGFVLAPLFELVGLCYVAWFVWRYLLKAESRQELYKDISSLTSQVTGGGKS; encoded by the coding sequence ATGGAAAGCAAAGAACCCAAAAAAACCCCTGCTCCAGAAACCCCTTCCAGCCCCGAACCGGTATCGACTCCGGCTCCTACCACAAAAGCTCAGTTAGTTGAGTCCCCTACTTCTTCCCCCGTTATGGCCTCTTCCTCTGGATCGGAAACAGTAAACCAAGTACTGACTATTCTCTCTCGGTTAACCGACTACGTTGGGGAATTTTTCGTCACGTATCAAAAACCCCTGGTTAACGTAGGTTTGATTATCGCAGCCTTTGTTGCCGTTTATCTCACCTTATCCGTATTGGATGCCATCAACCACATTCCTCTTTTGGGTTTTGTATTGGCTCCCTTATTTGAATTAGTTGGTCTGTGCTATGTAGCTTGGTTTGTATGGCGCTACCTGCTCAAGGCTGAGTCGCGTCAAGAACTCTACAAAGATATCTCCAGCCTGACTTCTCAGGTTACTGGCGGCGGCAAATCCTAA
- the cheB gene encoding chemotaxis-specific protein-glutamate methyltransferase CheB, with product MGYLTRSQNPIRVIIVEDSPIALLILRRMLDASDAIQVVGTARNGKEAIALIPQVNPHVVCTDLHMPEMDGLTLTQEIMAAYPRPILAISSSVRERDTQQVFQLLEAGAVDVFPKPEGGLGVDRDRIQRTLIQKIKVLSGVSVFAHQRHKSDRLSLQPSVPTPRMFSSSRLPSSLGAIALGASTGGPQALQQILSQFPASLPVPIICVQHISQGFLQGFIDWLSSDCQLPISIARSGDRPQPGTIYFPPERSHLLLDRSGRFIYSQEPGVGGHCPSITPTFKAIARYYQRHSIAVLLTGMGRDGADGMLAISNVGGITLAQNEATCTVFGMPKEAIALGAVRQVLPVEAIAPTILHYVPQLSL from the coding sequence ATGGGTTATCTTACCCGATCGCAAAATCCAATTCGAGTCATAATTGTTGAAGACTCTCCCATTGCTCTGCTCATTTTACGGCGAATGCTGGACGCATCGGATGCCATTCAAGTAGTCGGTACAGCGCGCAATGGCAAAGAAGCGATCGCATTAATTCCCCAAGTTAATCCCCACGTGGTGTGTACGGACTTGCACATGCCGGAAATGGATGGCTTAACTTTAACTCAAGAAATTATGGCTGCCTATCCTCGCCCGATCTTAGCCATTAGCTCCTCCGTGCGCGAACGAGATACTCAGCAAGTGTTTCAACTACTCGAAGCAGGTGCTGTGGATGTATTTCCCAAACCCGAAGGCGGACTCGGAGTCGATCGCGATCGCATTCAACGCACCCTAATTCAGAAAATTAAGGTTCTCTCCGGTGTTTCTGTCTTTGCCCATCAACGGCACAAGAGCGATCGCCTGTCACTGCAACCGAGTGTCCCAACTCCCCGTATGTTCTCCTCCTCTCGGTTGCCTTCCTCTCTCGGCGCGATCGCCCTTGGAGCCTCAACTGGCGGCCCCCAAGCCTTACAGCAAATTCTCAGCCAATTTCCCGCCAGCCTTCCCGTCCCCATTATCTGCGTGCAGCATATCAGTCAGGGGTTCCTGCAAGGATTCATCGACTGGTTATCCAGTGACTGCCAACTGCCAATCTCTATTGCTCGTTCCGGCGATCGTCCGCAACCGGGAACCATCTACTTTCCCCCGGAGCGATCGCATTTACTTCTCGATCGCTCCGGACGCTTTATCTACAGCCAAGAACCGGGTGTTGGCGGCCATTGTCCTTCTATTACCCCGACCTTTAAAGCGATCGCTCGCTACTATCAACGGCATAGCATTGCCGTTTTGCTCACCGGAATGGGACGAGATGGGGCGGATGGGATGTTAGCTATCTCCAACGTCGGAGGCATTACTCTCGCGCAAAATGAAGCCACCTGTACCGTCTTTGGAATGCCAAAAGAAGCCATTGCCCTGGGTGCCGTTCGTCAGGTTTTGCCCGTAGAAGCGATCGCCCCCACTATTTTGCATTATGTACCTCAACTGAGTCTCTAG